The genome window CCTGTGACCAGGTAAATCAGAAATTCAgtactttgaaaataattattttaatagaTCGTCTGCTGCTAAACAATCAATCGAACAACAGGAGACGTACAACTTGAAGCAGACAAAATTGACAAGTttgtttttatcgaatttaaCGCTGGCACcactttcaaaacaatttcaaatcgtCGTCATTTGTTTATTCCTAAAAAACCATCCGGACTTTTTCGCCGGAACGGCCGACGTCTATTCCTCTCAAATATCACAGTTCTCTCATATGTTCATGCGATATGGTTGACCTTTCAACGGCTCATCGATCACTTTTCTTCCGTGATGAGTTATGTCAAGTTATGCATACCGTCGTGAAACTCGAGAAAAGAACAGCTGGCCttgggaaaaagaaaaaagaatttaaaattgactAACTGGTGGCTGACGTAATTGAGGGAGCAGATGGAACCTCAAATTGCATGTGTTCGGGAAGAATTACTGGCTAAATTTGTTGTGCACTTCGCGTAGAGGGTagcatgaaaatttgaaattattttaagtaTCCCTTGGTGCATGCATGACAATCGAGATTCTTATCTATTACCTTTGACTACGAAGGTCCATATTGCGTTAAGACTTGCGTAAATCGGCTCAATTCAATTTCCTCTTTACACCAGACCGCCCGAACATCTGATTAGATTATTCGTTTATTTAGAGGACGAGAGCTAACTgaaccattaaaaaattgcaagggtactaattaaaataaattttagattacATGCCAGTTCGAAAGCGCCGTAGTGAGACGTGCCTGGTCACCGCTGCCGTTTCGATGAGTCGTTCAGTTTCAATCGACTCGAGCATGGAATCTTGCAAGGAAAAACGTGGAAGTAAGATTGTCCACAACAACAAGGGAGCTCCGAAACGGCCACTTAGGtttgatataaattttaattaatgaatgaatttttgaaacgaattttttcgtttcagATTTGTTGCATCAAATGTGCCAAAGTCCGCACAGTCGTCTACCTCGGATACTGTTCTAGTTAGTTCGCCTCGTTCGCCACCAGCCAAGAAGATGACTACCTCGACTCGTCGTTCTCGTCGCCCCATTGAAGCCGGGgacttttgaatttgagaAGCTCGTCATTCAATTGCTAGTCATCATGCTCTTCAACTTCTTGAGGTATTCATTTAATTCGTTCAAACATATGGGTTCAATTCAAATCAATCACTATGAATTAGGTCAAACGATTTCGTGTAAAGCGGAGTACATGAAACATGATGCGGCAAATGGTCTTTGAAATGAGGTGTCGTGAAAATATATTCATTCATTTATCTGCCACTCATCGCAGCTGTACTGATTGCCGGTGTGATGGTTTTTGTAGTAGTCGGAGACATTACAAATAACCACCCGTCTGGATGTATTGACATGACATGAAATTCAAAGTGGcgattatgtttaaaaatacaaagaattgaaaaattattgagagCATTCGACCTTCGCTcttgttttcagtttaaatCTGGTCTTAGTTCTATACACTTTCACATCCAGCCAGGAACAAAAAGTAGTCGTTCAAATCATTGAGATTTATGACACATTTTGCGACACTGTTTGATGGGCAAAAAACCAGTTTCTCTGCACCAATCACACCATTCGCCACGGCCATTATCctccattttctcttttttcttctcgatATTCGTTGgtgaattttcttgaaaagggggattttttcggtttcacAGCTTATGTGTGTGAAAGTAGAAGTGTCCAGTTGAAAGAAATCGCCGCCATTGTGAGAGAAAATAGTTTAGTGGAAGTGAAAAGCAGTGAACGAACAGATGCATCCATTGGCACTTCGGTACCTTTTGatgtttttccgaaaattgaagTGCGGAAAGGTAGAAGGTGAACGAATATTCCGTTACAATTAAACCCAATAACTGAACGTATTGGTATTTTCTAACTTTATATACTCACTGTGTTGCTGTTGGCTAATCTAACATTTTGTATGGATTTCCAAAATAACCCTAATGTCAGATGTGAATCTAGAAGAATAAATAGGCATTTTATTTGTCCACGGCATGTCGGCTTCTCCTAATAGAAACATAGTACAATTTACAAAGACAATAAGGAGGTTTTATGGGTAACAAaggaacaaaaatgaaaagcgGCTATTAATTGAGAAtgtgtttcaaattataaGGCGACTTGCATATATTATTGGAACTTCTGcatagaaaaaagaacaaccAATTTTCCTCTGTTAGAACATGTTTGTAATATTCTGAGAAAAGTTATCAttataattttgttcaaaattaagtAAATGTGATTTGAACGACGGCCCATTGCGCAAGCTTAGATTCGTTTTGCTCGATAAGACGTTCATTAAAGATAACGAATGATGAGTATGAGACAATTGAGTGACGCAATCACGGGACAAGGTCGACTATTTATGTGTGGGGGTTCATAGCATTTGAATTTTACTGTGTGGAATAATTGTATGTATGTACGTACAGTTGACTTGTTATGTATGTATGTACAGTTGACTTGTTGTAAAAAACTGCTTTTACCTCCGCCCCCGATTGAAAACTCAACGGTGAGTGACGTCAGCAATATATACATTGAATTTATTTGCCAAAATTAATACattgaaatttctattttcagtcTGCCAATTCATCTTCTACAGTACCACACAATCAATCTCAATCAGCTGTTCGTCATAATTGCATTCAAAGTGGAACTTTCACCGTCTACTTTTTTATATTCATAATATAaattgagtttgaaaaattgcatattttattttttttttagagaatttctCTATATATTGTTTCCTTGTTTCGTATACCCCATCCCCCGTTTATctgtgaatttgaaattcccatACCCTGTCCATTTCTGTGTTCTACTCCTGTAAAAAAAGTCCCACCATATCcccgtttcaatttttcaaaaactgaattattttagatagtttctgtttttttcccTAATTGGCCCCTTCATGCCACTCAAATCATAGACATTCTAGTTATAAATACCCATCCCATTCCGTTATATCCTACCTCCCCAGTTACTCTTGTTAAATGTTACGTTTTTGGTTATATGAAATCTAGTGTTTCCTTATAAGATATATggttttcagattatttttaagAGCCATACATGTGCAATAGAAAGTTACAACGGTTTTCCAAAAACGGACCTGAAAACAAGAAACTGGCGATATTTTATTGGGAGATTTAGCACaagttttattatttcgaTAAAACACatgccaaaaataaaacgagACATAAAACAAGAAACTGATGAGGAATTTGCTGAATTATGAATAAGAAAGTTATACGCCTAAATTCAAGAGAAACCTACCATAATAATCTCCTATAAATACAACGTTCGTAGCATATGTAACTTGAAATGGAAAACGTTTTGGCTTGAGTAGTAATGGATTATTGTGTACAACCACAGTACGATTTGATTTTGATATTATGTTCTGGAATTAAGAGTGAAACTTTGCAGTAATGAACTTGGTCCTGTTTAGCTagtaatattcaaaaaaaagtttttaactaaCCGATAATCGAGGAATATTGGCTTTTTCCAGATCCATGTTTGATACAATTTGAATAACATATTCATCTTCAAACAATGCAATGTATTTCAATCTTCTTAGAAAATCAAGATTCTTCAATGTTGTGTTTTGAATTGTCAATGAACCAaataaatattccaaattgGATAGCTTACTAACATATTGTTCATCACCATTTTCTATTATAAGACTACCATTAATAATGGTACAATGATTTTGTGAATCTTCAAGTCTTGATGAATTACAAAAGGTATCTAATCCTTTTGGAATATAAGGAGTTTGGCACAGTTTAGAGTGAATATTCGAAAACGATATTTTCTTAAGAAGAAACCACATAACCTCCGAATGTGTTAGACAGAAATCTGGgtgtaaattttctaaattgatAATAACCGGAAGCCATTGGGAGGAAGACATTTCCTAGAATAATTGTTATTGATGTACTATAGAAATCAATAGAAACAAGGAAATCATTTAGTATTAGACAAACCTTCAAAGCTGGTAGATCGAGTCTTCTCATTTCTGAATTCTCGTGTATATTCAAAGTGATAGTCTCTTCCATCAGATTATGATGTGATCTAATctcttttaaattattaaagaaTGATAGATTCTGAATGTTTgacattttaatttccataTCTCCATGAACATCTGTAATTCCAGACAGAACCGATAAATCGTCGACAGAATCAGATATATTGGAAAGGCTGAAATCATATATAACTGAGCAATTCCGTAATGTCCCAATGCTTTCAGACGTTTTCTCGTCACCACGGCACCCTGAacttggaattgaaatttattatatCGAACACCAATTACCGCAATCCTTCAAGTTCCCAACTGACTTCAATCCAATCATATctgttttattgcaaaaattgtttgtatcTAGTTGtggattattttcaaataaaaatgggCATGTAAAAGTGTGCTTGTCTTTCATATATGCGATGTCTAAGAAAAATGTTGTATCCGAAAGTTGGGAATTGTTAACAACGGTTAGTCCAACTGAAAATCTGAGTTTATCTCTAACATCATGAAATGGAATTCATTAGATACTCAGAAGGCGCATGCGCACATTTTGTaccaccatttttttttcatttttggatgTAGAAGCTCAAAAGTTACCAATCTGCTCAATTGTTCATAATCTGGATCAAAACATACCTAGAAACACTTGTGTGTTTTTTAACCGGTGCTAACAACTTAAGCCCAATCCATCACATTTTTGTGTGAagttttttgtcagttttcgaTGAGCTCACTCATGTGCTTCAGaactattctttttttttttgtgaaacaccTAACTATTTTTTATGTTACGTTCCAATAGAGGAACCATGACATTCATAACTTACATGTGTAGCACGCGAACTCAAACTGACCGGACACGTcgttttttgggaaaaacgTAAAATTCGTGAAACTGGTATTATCAAATATAAGACCTCCATAGAAAATTGTCATAAACTCGAATGCTTTAGTCAATTGTGATATTGATAGATCAGTTCTGGAATTGAAAGTTAGAATTCCACATACAATTCCGCACTCGGATCCAGGTAAAAAGTTTATGGTTTCTGATGTTACTTCAGAATAATTGAAAGTGCATTCcggctctgaaaaaaaaattaaattctaaaaacattcCATTTAAATTATCCCATTTTATAGTCTTACCACAGCTATGTGTGAGCACAACCATCTGCAAGTCGTATTCAAAATCGGCAGTTACCAGATACCACCATAGAATTAATGTCATAACGTGTTTTATCATGATACTATTAAATAGCATTAATTCTGAATATTCAAGGAGAAATAAGTTAGAGAAAGCTACAAACTTTTCTACACACTAAAGTATTGAACTAAAACCAAACACTCGGAATTTTTCTACTTGAtcaaacaacttttcaaaccCTCAAATTATTTCCTGTGACAACTACATTCGAGAGCTTGAAGATAATAATTTCACGCTTCCATTatatttcaatgaaatttagAGCTTGGTGTGgacttttcttaattttttggatcTCTCCTGAAATTTCGGctacatttgaaaatgatttgaagGGCATTGTTGAGACTTTTTCGTGTGGTAAGTTTGTGACTAGTAGGATTTGTGCCTTATCTTGAACTACGGGATTCATATATAATGGATTCatgtaatttttctttcaattgtttttttgaaaagacccaacatgaaatttgatttctcAAATCTGTTTTGAGTTTGTCAgagcaaaaaatgaacaaaaacttttatcGCCTTCAAATGATTCCTTCTAAAGATCCAAAGTGCATATTCAATCATTCTGAGATTACTTCGAATACTATCAAAGATTTCCCATCTGACTGTGCTTCTGTTTGTGCAGTTTTAGTTTTCAACTCAAACACAGATTTATCGGAAAATGAATTggtgaaattgttttcaaatatgagCAAAATAAATGgagatataaaaattgaaaatacgaGCCTAAACAGTCTCTCGTTTTTCTCTTCATCTGATGTAAGCGGAATTGATTTCTTCTATTatagtaggttttttttttttcgattcagATAATTTCTATTACAGACGGTTTATCAATAATCAACAATTCATTGTTAGAAAACGTTGaagttcttgaaaaattgtattttgtaCGCGGCGATGAAAACAGAGCAGGTtctttccaaattaaaaataacagCAAACTGGACGCCAGCAATTTATGTTTTCGTGGAGAAATTATGAATTTAATATCTTTACAATTAcgaggaaatttgaaagattgtggtaattttaaaaatgcatacaatttttattgtatgTCTGGAAAGCGTTCGGTTTTTCAAACTACAGTGCCGATCAATATTCTGTTCGCTTTTCGGGACTTATTTTCAAAGTCTAaggaataatcaaaaaaattgagactTTTTGTTTctgagtattttgaaaaaccggcCGACCTACAAGAGTGCATATGTTCTTTGATCATCGattcattcaaaatattaCTCCAATCCATTGTTACAGGATGTTACCTTGATCTGACTGATAATCCAAACCTTGacggttttgaaaattgcaaaacctTATATGGAGGATTGTATCTAACTAACATTACTGACACTGCTGCGAATTTCTCTAAATTATTGAATATAGACCACATAAgaggaaatattgaaatttcacatacaaatttcaaaaatttttcatttttgataaatatgaaAACGATGCTATTGGAACATGAGAGTGAAGACTATAAAGACTATAAAATTGGTATCAATATACATGATAATTATGAAATGACTCATCTTGGATGGCCCTTTTTAGAAGTTAGTATTTAAAGTGTTATTGGGATAAACCATAGTTTCCAATTCCTCATTGTTTctcaatactttttttcatggttttctacttttaaaaaattatttattgaaaaaaaacatgtgaaaaCCATGGAAAAGGTATTCATTCTCAAAGAAACGAGaggaaaagtatgaaaaatcaatgaaaattgtgcATATACTTGGTATCGTCTTTTTTGGCTCTGTCTTAAATTTACGCTTGTTCCGAAATTCTGGGATACGGGTCCACAAGAACCTTATATAATGAACTTGGAAAACTTGAACCCGAATTTCTGTCTATCCTTTCTTGAACTAAtctacttttcaaaacaaagaGTTGAATTTCGGAATATTGAAGCAACATATTGTCAAGATTTTAACGAAACACATGCTGCCAAAGTTTCGATTTGTCAGTTTCAAACATTAAGTAATTTACCCAACTTTTGTGATGTGTTATTTGGTGATGTGATCATCGATTCAAATCAGGGCAAATACATGAACAAACTCTATTcgatttctatattttttgaatcattaaaagttcaatatatgaAATCTGAGGGATTGGATTTTCTTCGCGCAATGCGATATATAGTCTCATTGGACGGTAAGAAAAAGTTATTCAATACTGTTTGTGCACGGTTCACGGACacgaattttcaatcaattcaGAATATTATAAACATATAAATTATAAGTTAAACTTTCAGCTTCCAAACCACCCATCACAATTCGTTCGAACAAATATTTGACACGAGCAAGAATTCCCAATCTTACAGtacgtttctgaaaaattcgaaaaattttaaattttatttttaagcacGCCATTTCAAAGACAAGCAATACAGTTGTGATGTATGATAATCCATTATTGTTTAGCAATAATCAAGAATGCCTGATGTATAGAATTTCATATGAAACTAACGTGAACATTGAAAATCAAGATTGCGGTTAAAACATCCCcttaattgaagaaaatttcatattgTTCTTTCAGAAATGATTGTATTCAATACATCACAAATTGTCAAGCTTCAACACGTCATGTTGGTTCTAGTTTGGAACTTTATGATCGGGTTGGtctgcatttaaaaaaacattcaaaatgtgGCCGATCACGCAAAATTATATGCTTGGAAAATGCTGAAAGTTTACAATACTTCTACCGATGCCAACGTGATTTCAGTCTAATCTCTGGTTGttctttcaaaacttaaaattagtaatcacatattttatttttgcatacTTACATACATACGTAGGATACTTACTCGGTCCGTTTTTCGTCTTCAGTGCGGAATGAAATGGACATTTAACGAATATTATGATAATGAAGAATCCGATCCTGATAATGCAAAGTTCAaagaattatctgaaaaactcAGTGGATTTCTAAAGTTGTTTAACTTCTACATATTAATGTTTGCATTGTCTggttttctgataaatttcgTTCATTTTATAATTATAACAAGAAGACCACTCAGAACAAATAGCGTATATGTTTTGATGATTGGAATTACTTCAAGTGACTTGTACACCATGTTTGACATTATTTACGTTTATAtcgattcaaaaatttcaatttctacaCAAAACAATAAGATTAATAGCTTTGGATGTGATGTCTCAGGAGTTTCCAATGGATTTATATATGTCCTCTGTGGGCTTTTGATGAATGCTCTTGGAGAGATTCTTCGAAGAGTATCCACGTGGCTTGCCCTTTTCATGgcactttttcgatttttgattgtcCAGTACGCAATGAGCTCTAAACTGGACATCCTCTCAACACCAAAGTTTGCAATAAAAACTATCATTACCACATTTTTGATCAGTAGTATTATTACCACCCTTGCTTATATTGGTCAGTTTTCAATAGTGGACGATGGGTTGCGGCTTCATGATTACTGCGATAAGCCTAAAGAAACTCAACACTCTTATGTAGTGGTAAATAGTCGTATATTTGATGCTTATTGGCCAATTGTTGTAATGTATTCATTAATGTCGGATGGTATTACAAAAGTAAGATACCCCATTCTTCACTATTGAAAAAGCGCAAAGCTCCACTCTGAGTTTTGAGAGTTTTCTTCGTAGTTTAGTTTTTATAATTCCTTGTTTATAATTAGCAGATCATACCGGCTGTTACTCTTCCCTTCTTGACAATTGGCTTGATCAGATGTATTCGAGCAGCTTCTAGTGCACGAAGACATCTTAGCAGTCAACAAAGAAACTCAACAAATGATAGATCTATAAAATTAGTGGCCACCATGACTGTATTATCAATGTTTGCTGAAAGTCCAAGTGGCATTGTTCATACTTATCAATTCTTCTACTATGATCATTCGTCCATTATGTAAGTCTCGCCATAGCTCACAGAAATatataattataaattttcagagcgtcTGTAAAAAGTCTTGACAAACTTTTCATAAATCTGGCAATCCTAAATGCTATCGTCCACTGCGCCATTAATTTTGGAATGTCAACCCAGTAT of Caenorhabditis elegans chromosome II contains these proteins:
- the srw-62 gene encoding G-protein coupled receptors family 1 profile domain-containing protein (Partially confirmed by transcript evidence), with the protein product MKWTFNEYYDNEESDPDNAKFKELSEKLSGFLKLFNFYILMFALSGFLINFVHFIIITRRPLRTNSVYVLMIGITSSDLYTMFDIIYVYIDSKISISTQNNKINSFGCDVSGVSNGFIYVLCGLLMNALGEILRRVSTWLALFMALFRFLIVQYAMSSKLDILSTPKFAIKTIITTFLISSIITTLAYIGQFSIVDDGLRLHDYCDKPKETQHSYVVVNSRIFDAYWPIVVMYSLMSDGITKIIPAVTLPFLTIGLIRCIRAASSARRHLSSQQRNSTNDRSIKLVATMTVLSMFAESPSGIVHTYQFFYYDHSSIIASVKSLDKLFINLAILNAIVHCAINFGMSTQYNEVAKKLFCLKIIGRSEVGSVETAYALA
- the cki-2 gene encoding Cyclin-dependent kinase inhibitor domain-containing protein (Confirmed by transcript evidence) is translated as MAATTAGDGKRKAARCLFGKPDPEEVSRQLNSSLEEMYKKDSRKFNFDFSGGVPIVGSRGDYEFESISASEVPSFYREKIVRPRKIIARRNSTPVSDTVEMPSESPPVVESNETPLLIASTSTEVTVYEKPVTRSSAAKQSIEQQETYNLKQTKLTNYMPVRKRRSETCLVTAAVSMSRSVSIDSSMESCKEKRGSKIVHNNKGAPKRPLRFVASNVPKSAQSSTSDTVLVSSPRSPPAKKMTTSTRRSRRPIEAGDF
- the irld-47 gene encoding Receptor L-domain domain-containing protein (Partially confirmed by transcript evidence), producing the protein MLFNSIMIKHVMTLILWWYLVTADFEYDLQMVVLTHSCEPECTFNYSEVTSETINFLPGSECGIVCGILTFNSRTDLSISQLTKAFEFMTIFYGGLIFDNTSFTNFTFFPKNDVSGQFEFACYTFGLTVVNNSQLSDTTFFLDIAYMKDKHTFTCPFLFENNPQLDTNNFCNKTDMIGLKSVGNLKDCGCRGDEKTSESIGTLRNCSVIYDFSLSNISDSVDDLSVLSGITDVHGDMEIKMSNIQNLSFFNNLKEIRSHHNLMEETITLNIHENSEMRRLDLPALKEMSSSQWLPVIINLENLHPDFCLTHSEVMWFLLKKISFSNIHSKLCQTPYIPKGLDTFCNSSRLEDSQNHCTIINGSLIIENGDEQYVSKLSNLEYLFGSLTIQNTTLKNLDFLRRLKYIALFEDEYVIQIVSNMDLEKANIPRLSNIISKSNRTVVVHNNPLLLKPKRFPFQVTYATNVVFIGDYYANSSSVSCFMSRFIFGMCFIEIIKLVLNLPIKYRQFLVFRSVFGKPL